The Glycine soja cultivar W05 chromosome 3, ASM419377v2, whole genome shotgun sequence genome window below encodes:
- the LOC114405855 gene encoding uncharacterized protein LOC114405855 produces the protein MNNSNKQEEEDEVFLPHPPDLSPHNPPLPSNTTSSSFSLLFPSSPSSSHSSPSTPPNSNSNPLFISPDPHISSQFYTFTPSSHALMLRSLLLRRLPSPSDIRSATPSSVLSSWRTVWKDRNEDTAYLTAWKRIQDKLTTHHDVSTNTHFLCFKNNPHQFVPHLNQWQHIVMSHHADTDLSHLNLKDTLDRIKHHWTVGAKFYGIPESFIRVCVAACPVCSSSATEGSGEPSAAISRGKRRRFEYTESFEVPAGEVPDRLQQLAAKHKVVLCIRQKYIRYKPFMAEVKDYACHRAGEPAAKKSKVLKREPYASKRCGCGFRIRAIVPIANYNEKDKSFVYQEEGVAVFKLYAVHSGHEPGPLDGNARIMHRVVGHKGGGFLMVQESNVYGVSEEMDGEGGFGGLLGKEDGGGGGDLQFSVMQQVQELRTEVGMLEGKVGKMPREILAAVSKELFEVLNKVRSIGEVGLKPGAIELITDKVVEDDVLVGDNDLANWSNHHERIYGDGKDTELIEDDEDSFGRTLGEVVSWGDQMTTECRTQKDDLMSDTCKPEKWLKCSDFDEKSILDCEDIKLTKPVRLIRHDEGIVSDVVGLGCMQVDSFYQDNPKWYDSPCALDTGTDCGDSGFRHGEIL, from the coding sequence aTGAATAATTCCAACAAACAAGAAGAGGAAGACGAGGTTTTCCTCCCGCACCCCCCCGATCTATCCCCTCACAACCCCCCTCTCCCCAGCAACaccacctcctcctccttctctctCCTCTTCCCCTCCTCCCCCTCCTCCTCCCACTCTTCCCCTTCCACACCCCCAAATTCCAATTCCAACCCCCTCTTCATCTCCCCCGACCCCCACATCTCCTCCCAGTTCTACACCTTCACCCCTTCCTCCCACGCCCTTATGCTCCGCTCCCTCCTCCTCCGCCGCCTCCCCTCCCCCTCCGACATCCGCTCCGCCACCCCCTCCTCCGTCCTCTCCTCCTGGCGCACCGTCTGGAAGGACCGCAATGAGGACACCGCCTACCTCACCGCCTGGAAACGCATCCAGGACAAGCTCACTACGCACCACGACGTTTCCACCAACACCCACTTCCTCTGCTTCAAAAACAACCCTCACCAGTTCGTCCCTCACCTCAACCAGTGGCAGCACATCGTCATGTCCCACCACGCCGACACCGACCTCAGCCACCTCAACCTCAAGGACACCCTCGACCGCATCAAGCACCACTGGACCGTCGGGGCCAAATTCTACGGCATCCCTGAGAGCTTCATCCGAGTCTGCGTCGCCGCCTGCCCCGTCTGCTCCTCCTCCGCCACTGAGGGCTCCGGAGAGCCCTCCGCCGCCATTTCGCGTGGCAAGCGGCGACGGTTCGAGTACACCGAGAGCTTCGAGGTGCCGGCCGGGGAAGTCCCTGACCGGCTCCAGCAGCTCGCCGCAAAGCACAAGGTTGTGCTTTGCATTAGGCAGAAGTATATTAGGTATAAGCCTTTTATGGCTGAGGTTAAGGACTATGCTTGCCATAGGGCTGGAGAGCCTGCTGCTAAGAAATCTAAGGTTTTGAAGAGGGAGCCTTATGCTTCTAAAAGATGTGGATGTGGGTTTAGGATTAGGGCTATTGTGCCGATTGCGAATTACAATGAGAAGGATAAGAGTTTTGTGTACCAGGAGGAAGGGGTGGCGGTTTTTAAGTTATATGCTGTGCATTCAGGGCATGAGCCAGGGCCGTTGGACGGGAATGCGAGGATTATGCATAGGGTTGTAGGGCATAAGGGTGGTGGGTTTTTGATGGTTCAGGAGAGTAATGTGTATGGGGTGAGTGAGGAGATGGATGGTGAGGGTGGGTTTGGGGGGTTGTTGGGGAAGgaggatggtggtggtggtggggaTTTGCAGTTTTCGGTGATGCAGCAGGTGCAGGAGTTGAGGACTGAGGTGGGGATGTTGGAAGGGAAGGTTGGGAAGATGCCAAGGGAGATCTTAGCGGCTGTCTCCAAGGAGTTGTTCGAGGTTTTGAATAAGGTTAGGAGTATAGGGGAAGTGGGGTTGAAGCCGGGGGCGATTGAGTTGATTACTGATAAGGTGGTGGAGGATGATGTGTTGGTTGGGGACAATGATTTGGCTAACTGGAGTAATCATCACGAGAGGATTTATGGGGATGGCAAGGACACGGAGCTGATTGAGGATGATGAGGATAGTTTTGGCCGGACTCTGGGAGAGGTTGTTTCGTGGGGTGATCAGATGACGACAGAGTGCAGGACTCAGAAAGATGATCTGATGAGTGACACCTGTAAGCCTGAGAAGTGGTTGAAGTGCAGCGACTTTGATGAGAAAAGCATTCTTGATTGCGAGGATATTAAACTAACCAAGCCTGTCAGATTGATCAGACACGACGAGGGTATAGTGTCGGATGTAGTAGGTCTTGGCTGTATGCAGGTCGACAGTTTCTACCAGGACAACCCTAAATGGTATGATTCTCCTTGTGCTTTGGATACTGGTACTGATTGTGGAGATAGTGGATTCCGTCACGGAGAGATTTTATAG
- the LOC114405856 gene encoding LOB domain-containing protein 19-like: protein MDCGGNKNTGGSERGDGPCGACKFLRRKCVKGCIFAPYFDSDQGTAHFAAVHKVFGASNASKLLMRIPAHKRLDAVVTLCYEALSRARDPVYGCVGHLFALQQQVMNLQAELTYVQAHLATMQRLPVKVAPLPPHPQSSSPPPTLHSSDHMAPNADLQSAPMMHFGPLQPHSASLPLGSIVFDQSNRQLDDRELRVLAREFVSKYLPGVRFQ, encoded by the exons ATGGATTGTGGTGGTAATAAGAATACTGGTGGAAGTGAAAGGGGTGATGGGCCTTGTGGTGCCTGCAAGTTTCTGAGGAGAAAGTGTGTGAAGGGTTGCATTTTTGCACCATACTTTGACTCAGACCAAGGAACGGCTCATTTTGCTGCGGTGCACAAGGTCTTTGGTGCTAGCAATGCCTCCAAGTTACTCATGAGGATTCCAGCACACAAAAGACTTGATGCTGTTGTTACTCTTTGCTATGAGGCTTTGTCTAGGGCTAGAGACCCCGTTTATGGTTGTGTTGGTCACCTCTTTGCTCTTCAACAACAG GTCATGAACTTGCAGGCTGAGTTAACCTATGTCCAGGCCCATCTCGCAACGATGCAGCGATTGCCAGTGAAAGTGGCTCCTCTTCCTCCACATCCTCAAAGCTCTTCACCACCACCAACCCTTCATTCCTCAGATCACATGGCACCAAATGCTGACTTGCAAAGTGCCCCTATGATGCACTTTGGTCCTCTTCAACCACATTCAGCATCATTGCCGCTAGGCAGCATCGTTTTCGATCAATCGAATCGACAACTCGACGATAGGGAACTCCGAGTTCTGGCTCGAGAATTTGTGAGCAAATACTTGCCCGGAGTTAGATTCCAGTAA